A genomic segment from Gossypium hirsutum isolate 1008001.06 chromosome D04, Gossypium_hirsutum_v2.1, whole genome shotgun sequence encodes:
- the LOC107898169 gene encoding ankyrin repeat-containing protein ITN1 produces the protein MNEMRKECENDLEKGLLSRPAHLRETILPGSPTSRPTLFLSNSGKALVVSNSSKSLASGSNSEKRLDKKKYVKQVTGRHNDTEIHLAAQRGDVAAIRQILAEIDDRMTGIVSAAEFEAEVEEIRVAIVNEVNELGETALFIAAEKGYIDIVKELLPYTTKEVIKLKNRFQLDPLHIAANRGHEAIVQVLLDHDPSLSKTVGQANATPLVSAATKGHTDVVHALLKNDPSLIDIPKANGKNPLHFAVRQGHVDIVKALLDKDPQLATKTDKKGQTALHMAVKGVSYEVVRLLLNTDPSTVTLPDKFGNTALHIATRKKRTEIVNELLQIPDTSVNALTRDQKTALDIAEGLPLSEEIVEIKECLSSFGGVRANELNQPPDELRKTMKEIKKEVHTQLEQTLKTNRNVDGIVLELIKLHQQGINNATNQVTVVAVLFATVAFMTIFTVPGGDNDNGVATVARGTSFKIFCVFNALALFTSLAVVVVQITIVRRELKTEKRFVEVINKLMWLASVCTSISYISSSYIVAGRRNRWAAILVTVIGGVTMGGVLGAMTYLVVKNKRVRKVKKKDKNSTNQTDSLSLSGTDTEVNTIYAL, from the exons atGAATGAAATGCGCAAAGAATGCGAGAATGATTTGGAGAAAGGACTTCTTTCACGGCCTGCGCATTTACGGGAGACGATACTACCGGGTTCGCCTACGTCAAGGCCTACTCTGTTTCTATCCAATTCAGGGAAGGCCTTGGTGGTTTCAAATTCCAGCAAGTCTCTTGCTTCTGGTTCTAATTCCGAAAAGCGGTTAGATAAAAAGAAGTACGTGAAACAAGTGACTGGCCGCCACAACGATACCGAAATACACCTTGCCGCACAACGCGGTGATGTTGCAGCAATTAGACAGATTCTAGCAGAAATTGATGATCGAATGACTGGTATAGTTAGTGCAGCAGAATTTGAGGCTGAG GTGGAAGAAATAAGGGTAGCAATTGTGAATGAAGTGAATGAATTAGGGGAGACGGCTTTGTTTATCGCGGCTGAAAAAGGGTATATCGATATAGTAAAAGAGCTTTTGCCGTATACAACTAAGGAGGTTATTAAATTGAAGAATCGGTTCCAGCTTGATCCATTGCATATTGCGGCAAACCGAGGTCATGAAG CCATTGTGCAGGTGCTGTTGGATCACGATCCGAGCCTAAGTAAAACAGTCGGGCAAGCAAATGCAACCCCTCTTGTATCGGCAGCAACAAAAGGGCATACGGATGTAGTACATGCATTGCTCAAAAATGATCCTAGCTTGATAGATATACCAAAGGCAAATGGGAAAAATCCATTACACTTTGCTGTAAGGCAAGGGCATGTTGATATTGTCAAAGCATTGCTTGACAAGGATCCACAATTGGCAACAAAGACTGATAAAAAAGGGCAAACTGCATTGCATATGGCAGTTAAAGGGGTAAGCTATGAAGTGGTGAGGCTGCTTCTTAATACAGATCCTTCCACTGTCACACTTCCGGACAAGTTCGGTAATACGGCATTACATATCGCTACTCGAAAAAAACGGACAGAG ATAGTGAATGAACTTCTACAGATCCCAGACACTAGTGTGAATGCACTTACAAGAGACCAGAAAACAGCTCTCGACATTGCCGAAGGGCTTCCCCTCTCTGAGGAGATTGTCGAAATAAAAGAGTGTTTGTCTAGTTTCGGTGGTGTGAGAGCGAACGAGCTAAACCAACCGCCAGATGAGCTGAGGAAAACCATGAAAGAGATCAAGAAAGAAGTGCATACTCAGCTAGAGCAAACCCTCAAAACAAACAGAAATGTGGATGGCATTGTCCTGGAGCTGATTAAGCTTCACCAGCAAGGCATCAACAATGCCACCAATCAAGTCACAGTGGTAGCCGTGCTTTTCGCAACTGTTGCATTTATGACAATTTTCACGGTCCCCGGGGGCGATAACGACAACGGGGTGGCCACTGTTGCTCGGGGAACATCGTTTAAGATCTTCTGTGTGTTCAACGCGCTCGCGCTCTTCACGTCACTCGCTGTCGTTGTCGTACAAATCACAATCGTGAGAAGAGAACTAAAAACAGAGAAAAGGTTTGTTGAGGTGATTAATAAGTTGATGTGGTTGGCCTCTGTCTGCACCagtatttcatatatttcatcaTCGTATATAGTGGCGGGTCGACGTAACAGGTGGGCTGCAATTCTTGTAACAGTTATAGGAGGAGTAACAATGGGTGGAGTTCTGGGTGCCATGACTTATTTGGTGGTGAAAAACAAAAGGGTTCgaaaagttaaaaagaaagacAAGAATTCAACCAATCAAACAGATTCCCTGAGTTTATCAGGTACTGATACAGAAGTGAACACAATCTATGCCCTTTGA